The following coding sequences are from one Pusillimonas sp. DMV24BSW_D window:
- a CDS encoding primosomal protein N', whose protein sequence is MSALQKNSDTCGIEQEQPGSQINPKVHWVGVALDVPLGDGVFDYKSPDPIELGVRVIVTFGRRKMIGVVVSRQDKPRIDPEQVREIEEVLSDIAPLPADWLRMAQFAAGYYQRPLGEVMLPSLPAPLRKVSAYQGKASRGGPVARMRKRRSPAPLPDLTPDQIPTLNTEQSGAVDQIVACNSHQTFLLHGVTGSGKTEVYLHSALHYLAGGKQVLFMVPEINLTPQFEQVLRARLVHQGGEDVLAVLHSGLSDGQRLREWLRVSTGQARVLLGTRLSIFTPMPHLGLIIVDEEHDASYKQQDGLRYSARDLAVWRGHDRNIPVVLGSATPSLESWHHAQKQRYTCLSLRQRARDVTLPHIRLVDTRRLELQQGFSPQLLEAMEKRLAAKEQVLVFLNRRGYAPVLSCTSCGWVSQCPRCTAYTILHRSGSAARHHHLQCHHCGYHARVPEKCPDCGDADLRPMGRGTQRLEEYLGECFPAARIARIDADSTRLKGSAQTLFAKVHAGEVDILVGTQMVAKGHDFARLGLVGVLNADAMLFAQDFRAPERLFAQLMQVAGRAGRHVAGGEVIVQTDYPEQPVYQALLRHDYTGFARHSLQERESVDLPPFAFQALLTAEAKTIAKALSFLEEAKALAQNQFSAYMDMAVTFYDPVPLRVVRVAHVERAQLLIESTSRPVLQAFLSAWNPQLGSLANQLRVRCTLEVDPLEI, encoded by the coding sequence ATGTCTGCTCTTCAAAAAAACTCTGACACGTGTGGTATTGAGCAAGAGCAGCCCGGCTCACAAATCAACCCCAAGGTGCATTGGGTGGGTGTTGCGCTTGATGTACCGCTTGGGGATGGCGTATTTGACTATAAGTCGCCCGACCCGATCGAACTTGGCGTGCGCGTGATTGTGACGTTTGGCCGGCGCAAAATGATTGGGGTGGTGGTAAGCCGACAAGATAAGCCGCGTATCGACCCCGAACAAGTTCGGGAGATAGAGGAAGTCCTTTCCGATATTGCACCGCTACCGGCTGATTGGTTGCGTATGGCCCAATTTGCCGCGGGTTACTACCAGCGTCCGCTGGGCGAGGTTATGCTGCCGAGCTTGCCTGCGCCGCTCAGAAAGGTTAGTGCTTATCAGGGAAAGGCCTCTCGGGGTGGGCCGGTGGCGCGCATGAGGAAGCGGCGGTCGCCGGCGCCGTTACCTGACCTAACGCCTGATCAAATCCCGACCTTAAATACTGAACAATCAGGTGCCGTTGACCAAATTGTTGCGTGCAACTCGCATCAGACGTTTTTGCTACATGGTGTCACCGGCAGCGGTAAAACCGAGGTGTATCTGCATAGTGCGTTGCACTATTTGGCGGGCGGTAAACAGGTGCTGTTCATGGTGCCCGAAATTAATCTAACGCCGCAGTTTGAGCAGGTATTGCGTGCGCGCCTGGTGCATCAGGGAGGTGAAGACGTCCTGGCCGTGTTGCATAGCGGTTTGTCGGACGGGCAGCGGCTGCGGGAGTGGTTACGTGTGAGTACTGGGCAGGCGCGTGTACTGCTTGGCACACGTTTATCTATTTTTACCCCCATGCCACACTTGGGGTTGATTATTGTCGACGAAGAGCACGATGCGTCGTACAAGCAGCAAGACGGGCTAAGGTATTCCGCGCGCGATCTCGCGGTTTGGCGAGGGCATGACCGCAACATTCCGGTCGTGCTGGGTTCTGCGACTCCGTCGCTGGAGTCTTGGCACCACGCGCAGAAGCAACGTTATACATGTTTATCGCTGCGGCAACGTGCGCGCGACGTGACCTTGCCGCATATTCGTTTGGTTGATACACGGCGTCTTGAGTTGCAGCAGGGTTTTTCACCCCAGTTGCTTGAGGCGATGGAAAAGCGCTTGGCCGCCAAAGAGCAGGTGCTGGTATTTCTGAATCGCCGTGGTTATGCCCCTGTTTTGAGTTGCACGTCATGTGGCTGGGTCAGTCAGTGTCCACGGTGCACGGCGTATACCATTTTGCATCGCAGCGGCTCAGCGGCGCGTCATCATCATTTGCAATGCCACCATTGCGGTTACCATGCACGCGTGCCCGAAAAGTGTCCCGATTGTGGCGATGCCGATTTGCGCCCCATGGGGCGGGGTACCCAGCGATTGGAGGAGTATCTGGGTGAATGCTTCCCCGCTGCGCGTATCGCCCGAATTGATGCCGACAGTACGCGCCTGAAAGGCAGTGCTCAGACGCTTTTCGCCAAAGTGCATGCCGGAGAGGTTGATATTCTGGTGGGAACGCAAATGGTGGCAAAAGGTCACGACTTTGCACGCCTTGGCTTGGTTGGGGTGTTAAATGCCGACGCCATGTTGTTTGCGCAAGATTTTCGGGCACCTGAACGTTTGTTTGCGCAACTGATGCAGGTGGCCGGCCGGGCGGGGCGACATGTTGCAGGCGGTGAAGTGATTGTACAAACCGATTACCCTGAGCAGCCGGTGTATCAGGCGCTGCTTCGCCATGATTACACGGGTTTCGCGCGCCATAGTTTACAGGAGCGTGAGTCAGTCGACCTGCCGCCGTTTGCGTTTCAGGCACTTCTCACTGCCGAAGCCAAAACGATCGCCAAGGCCCTGAGTTTTCTGGAAGAGGCAAAGGCGCTTGCCCAGAATCAATTTTCAGCCTATATGGATATGGCCGTGACGTTTTATGATCCTGTTCCCTTGCGCGTTGTGCGGGTTGCGCATGTCGAGCGCGCTCAGTTGCTGATTGAAAGCACAAGTCGTCCCGTGCTGCAGGCGTTTTTGTCGGCGTGGAATCCGCAGTTGGGGTCGTTGGCCAATCAGTTGCGCGTGCGTTGTACTTTGGAGGTTGATCCGCTGGAAATATAA
- the hemE gene encoding uroporphyrinogen decarboxylase, with product MSFPILKNDVFLRALKRQPVPYTPIWLMRQAGRYLPEYRETRAKAGSFLGLAQNPEYACEVTLQPLERYAFDASILFSDILTVPHAMGLGLHFITGEGPKFTHPVRDEAAVAKLAVPDMSELQYVFDAVTLIRKELDGKVPLIGFAGSPWTVACYMVEGQGSKDYRLIKSMLYSRPDLLHRILEVNAQATANYLNGQIQAGAQALMIFDSWGGVLADTLFQTFSLAYIRQVIQQLNRGEGDDAIPVIVFTKGGGLWIDDIAQSGCDAVGLDWTTSLARVRKQVSDRVALQGNLDPMALFGSESAIRAEARRVLDDFGPVGNGGHVFNLGHGISQFTPPESVSVLVDEVHSYSRNMR from the coding sequence GTGTCTTTTCCAATTTTAAAGAATGATGTTTTTCTTCGGGCGTTAAAGCGTCAGCCCGTACCCTACACCCCTATTTGGCTTATGCGTCAGGCAGGTCGTTATTTGCCCGAGTACCGCGAAACAAGAGCCAAGGCGGGTTCGTTCCTGGGGCTGGCGCAAAACCCTGAATACGCTTGCGAGGTCACATTACAGCCGCTCGAACGCTATGCGTTCGATGCTTCCATTCTGTTTTCCGATATTTTAACGGTGCCCCACGCAATGGGATTGGGGTTGCACTTCATTACGGGGGAAGGGCCTAAGTTTACGCATCCAGTTCGCGATGAGGCTGCAGTGGCGAAACTTGCCGTGCCGGATATGTCTGAACTTCAGTATGTGTTTGATGCTGTTACGTTAATCCGCAAAGAACTGGATGGGAAGGTCCCACTTATCGGCTTTGCCGGCAGTCCATGGACGGTTGCCTGTTACATGGTGGAAGGGCAGGGTTCCAAAGACTACCGTCTTATAAAAAGTATGTTGTACAGTCGTCCCGACCTTTTGCACCGTATTCTCGAAGTGAATGCGCAAGCCACCGCGAACTACTTGAACGGGCAAATTCAGGCGGGTGCCCAAGCATTGATGATCTTCGACAGCTGGGGCGGCGTATTGGCCGATACGCTGTTTCAAACTTTCTCGCTGGCTTATATTCGTCAAGTCATTCAGCAATTGAATCGGGGCGAAGGAGACGACGCGATCCCTGTTATCGTGTTTACCAAAGGTGGTGGGTTATGGATTGACGATATTGCGCAAAGCGGTTGCGATGCGGTTGGCCTCGACTGGACAACCAGTTTGGCACGGGTGCGCAAGCAGGTGAGTGATCGGGTCGCGTTGCAGGGTAACCTTGATCCCATGGCCTTGTTCGGCAGCGAGTCAGCGATTCGGGCCGAGGCACGTCGCGTTCTTGACGATTTTGGTCCGGTAGGCAACGGTGGCCATGTGTTTAATCTTGGGCATGGTATTTCCCAGTTCACCCCGCCGGAATCGGTTTCGGTTTTGGTTGATGAGGTGCATTCATATAGCCGCAACATGCGCTAA
- a CDS encoding MBG domain-containing protein, translating to MNHVYSLVYNDHTQSYVPAPENVSRTGKRNYGWHLKASGLLMALVAAMASPALGQTVASDMLPSGGQVVGGQASISQNAGHMQINQQTDRAIINWQSMNIGTNAAVNFNQPGASSVALNRVVAGGATEIHGQLTANGQVWLVNPNGVMFGAGSVVNVGGLVASTMDITNQDFMEGKGLFNRNGGTGSVTNKGQITAADGGTVALLAPTVVNDGIIKASMGNVVMAAGDRVTLDVGANGMLKVAVDPATVNTLVENRQLILADGGQAIMTGRAANEMVASVVSNSGTVQARTLAEKDGRILLLADMKHGQVHASGSLEASFVETSAATVNISADLAVNTHGGEWLIDPIDITIDENKAMAIQGALYNGDVTVSTADGASNSSWGEPDNGVGTDPGNIYVNASIEWIINTLTLRADNNISLNAELDVLGNGGLALEFGQGAVAAGNTAGYTVNAPVNFEADATFSTKLGSDGGTVNYTVITELGNEGSLNDGSLQGMAGDLAGNYVLGADIDASSTATWNADGSGGYYGFAPIGDRDTRFTGQLHGMGHSISNLTIKRRTSDYSGLIGYADPEVTIRDIGVSNAVLEGQTSSGILVGGLEGTVMNAWASGTVDTGGGSGGLVGSSSGAILDSWSSANVTAHEGWSGTSGYWNDVGGLVGANGGEIKRSYATGNVVGNFAIGGLVGNSNANGRIEDSYATGQVQGTTYAIGGLIGRNYGGGQVNRSYATGYINGTGSGLIGVNESPDAYVTNSFWDVQTSGKSSSDGGIGKTTVEMQNPFTFISSGWDFSSTWAKSNSNENGGYMMLAGIQSASFYDGYLGVAGDLSREYGAGSNPSLDGVITTAGTVGAVDWGSAITTTSNVGTYLWSAANVLSVPGGNIYTYLADDSGLTITPKVLTITGTTAAGKVYDGTTTATITPGSLSGFVDDQTVQIASVGGVFDSKNVGERVATATYTLADGTNGGLASNYTLAQTTGHSATITPAALTVAAKSDLTKVYGDIYTFDGTDLTITGLQNSETIGSADITSAGAVATASVNGGAPYSVAVSNAAGGTFDANNYTITYESGALEVTPAALTVAAKADLSKTYGDTYNLSADDLIISGLKNSESIGLVDLSSAGTVATAAVNGGTPYVVDVSNARGGTFDAANYDITYDDGALAVTPASLTVAGKSGLTKTYGDTYTFSANDLIVTGLKNSETIGTADISSAGAAATAAVNGGSAYTVVVSNAGGGSFNSSNYSITYENGALTVTPASLTIAGKSDLTKTYGDTYAFSAGDLVITGLKNSETIGTADISSTGAAATAAVNGGSSYDVAVSNASGGTFDVANYAITYEDGALTVTPAALTVTGKSDLTKTYGDTYTFSFDDVNVTGLKNDESIGLADLSSDGAVATAAVNSGTPYSVDISNARGGTFDAANYTITYNDGALTVTPAALTVAGKSDLTKVYGDTYTFGADDLLITGLKNNDGIDSVDISSDGSVATASALGRPYSVNVSNASGSAFDTGNYNITYQEGELTVTPAALTVAAKRDLSKTYGETYVFDSGDVTITGLKNSETIGSVDISSAGATATAAVNGGTPYAVLATNASGGTFNADNYTITYEDGSLTITPKTLTISGTTADNKTYDGTAVATINPGTLSGFVGSETVQVASATGLFDSKNVGTRTATATYTLADGAGGGLASNYTLAQTAGHEATITPAALTVTANDATTTFSGAPWSGGNGVTYSGFVANENAAVLTGELAYGGNSQGAVDVGDYLITPSGLVGQNYFISFVDGSLRIKPATPSPAPQTDAPSSGELVTNEQQILDQPGTPPTLIPQNANSSEPGGAGIPFLSMAPGFIPIESDTTNSAGNTGNED from the coding sequence ATGAACCACGTTTACAGTCTTGTATATAACGACCATACCCAAAGCTATGTTCCGGCGCCGGAAAATGTAAGTCGAACCGGGAAACGAAACTATGGGTGGCACTTGAAGGCCAGTGGTTTACTGATGGCGCTGGTTGCGGCAATGGCAAGCCCCGCCCTGGGCCAAACAGTAGCGTCTGACATGCTACCGTCGGGCGGTCAGGTTGTAGGCGGACAGGCCAGTATTAGTCAAAACGCCGGCCACATGCAAATTAACCAACAAACCGACCGTGCCATTATTAATTGGCAAAGCATGAATATTGGTACGAATGCGGCGGTGAACTTTAACCAGCCTGGTGCCAGTTCAGTTGCCCTTAACCGGGTTGTTGCAGGCGGCGCAACGGAAATACATGGGCAGCTGACTGCCAATGGGCAAGTATGGTTGGTGAATCCTAACGGGGTAATGTTTGGTGCGGGTAGCGTTGTGAATGTAGGAGGCCTGGTTGCCTCAACCATGGACATTACCAATCAAGATTTTATGGAAGGCAAGGGTCTGTTCAACCGTAACGGGGGAACGGGCAGTGTGACCAATAAAGGGCAAATCACGGCTGCCGACGGCGGCACCGTTGCATTGCTGGCGCCCACTGTAGTGAACGACGGCATTATCAAAGCCAGTATGGGTAATGTTGTTATGGCTGCCGGTGACCGCGTAACGCTCGACGTTGGTGCCAACGGCATGTTGAAGGTGGCGGTAGACCCTGCAACTGTGAACACGCTGGTGGAAAACCGCCAATTGATTCTGGCGGATGGCGGTCAGGCCATTATGACGGGTAGGGCAGCCAATGAGATGGTCGCCAGTGTTGTCTCAAACTCCGGTACGGTACAAGCCAGAACATTAGCTGAAAAAGATGGCCGGATATTACTGTTAGCCGACATGAAGCACGGGCAGGTTCATGCTTCAGGTAGTTTGGAAGCTAGTTTTGTCGAGACTTCGGCTGCAACAGTGAATATCAGTGCCGATCTGGCGGTGAATACCCACGGGGGCGAATGGCTGATCGACCCAATCGATATTACTATCGATGAGAATAAGGCGATGGCTATTCAAGGCGCTTTATATAACGGTGATGTCACGGTTTCAACAGCGGATGGCGCCAGCAATTCCAGTTGGGGCGAGCCTGATAACGGTGTGGGGACCGACCCTGGCAATATTTATGTTAACGCGTCGATCGAGTGGATCATCAATACGCTGACATTGCGTGCTGACAACAACATCAGTTTGAATGCGGAGCTTGATGTACTTGGAAACGGCGGTTTGGCGCTTGAGTTCGGCCAGGGTGCGGTTGCTGCGGGAAATACAGCCGGTTATACGGTGAACGCCCCAGTTAACTTTGAAGCTGACGCGACCTTTTCCACCAAATTGGGTAGCGACGGCGGCACGGTTAACTATACGGTCATTACTGAATTGGGTAATGAGGGCAGCTTAAACGACGGCAGTTTGCAGGGTATGGCAGGCGACTTGGCCGGTAATTACGTGCTGGGTGCAGATATTGACGCGTCGTCCACCGCAACCTGGAATGCCGATGGCAGTGGTGGCTACTACGGTTTTGCGCCGATTGGTGATCGTGATACGCGATTTACCGGCCAGTTACACGGCATGGGGCACAGTATCAGTAATCTCACTATAAAGCGACGGACATCAGACTACAGTGGGTTGATTGGCTATGCAGATCCAGAGGTCACGATACGCGATATCGGTGTCAGTAATGCTGTGCTGGAGGGTCAAACAAGCTCGGGCATTCTGGTTGGTGGGCTGGAAGGTACTGTAATGAACGCCTGGGCCAGTGGAACAGTTGATACGGGTGGAGGATCGGGTGGGCTGGTAGGTAGCAGTTCCGGTGCGATTCTCGATAGCTGGTCTTCTGCGAATGTTACCGCTCACGAAGGGTGGAGTGGCACATCTGGTTATTGGAATGACGTGGGTGGGTTAGTTGGGGCGAACGGCGGTGAGATCAAGCGCTCATATGCAACCGGTAACGTGGTGGGTAACTTTGCGATTGGTGGCTTGGTAGGAAATAGCAACGCAAACGGTAGAATTGAAGACAGCTATGCAACCGGGCAAGTGCAAGGTACCACTTATGCAATTGGCGGCTTGATTGGCAGAAACTACGGCGGCGGACAAGTAAACCGTAGTTATGCAACGGGTTATATAAACGGGACGGGGTCAGGGCTGATCGGTGTTAATGAAAGCCCCGACGCTTACGTCACGAATTCTTTCTGGGACGTACAAACATCAGGTAAGTCTAGTAGTGATGGCGGGATCGGCAAAACAACAGTCGAAATGCAAAACCCTTTTACGTTCATTTCAAGTGGTTGGGATTTTTCCAGTACTTGGGCTAAATCAAACAGTAATGAAAATGGGGGTTATATGATGCTGGCCGGCATACAGTCGGCCAGTTTCTACGATGGCTACTTGGGTGTTGCGGGTGATTTGAGTCGTGAATACGGGGCGGGTAGCAACCCGTCACTTGATGGCGTGATAACCACGGCGGGAACGGTTGGTGCGGTAGATTGGGGTTCGGCCATTACCACTACAAGTAACGTTGGTACGTATTTATGGAGCGCGGCGAATGTGTTGTCGGTGCCCGGTGGTAATATTTATACTTATCTTGCAGATGACAGCGGTTTAACGATTACCCCAAAAGTATTAACAATTACGGGAACGACAGCTGCAGGAAAGGTTTACGATGGTACGACTACAGCAACGATTACGCCTGGTAGCTTGTCAGGCTTTGTTGATGATCAAACCGTACAGATTGCTTCCGTTGGCGGCGTGTTCGACAGTAAGAATGTAGGGGAAAGAGTCGCAACGGCCACCTATACCCTGGCCGATGGCACTAATGGTGGGCTTGCCTCGAATTACACTTTGGCGCAAACCACTGGACACAGTGCCACGATTACACCCGCGGCATTAACGGTTGCGGCGAAAAGTGATCTGACAAAGGTATATGGGGATATCTATACTTTTGATGGCACTGATTTAACGATTACGGGTCTGCAAAACAGTGAAACTATTGGATCGGCGGATATCACCAGCGCCGGGGCGGTAGCGACTGCATCGGTGAATGGGGGGGCGCCGTATAGCGTAGCGGTTAGCAATGCGGCGGGTGGCACTTTTGATGCCAACAACTACACGATTACCTATGAAAGTGGGGCTCTAGAGGTTACCCCCGCTGCACTTACTGTCGCAGCTAAAGCTGATTTAAGTAAAACGTACGGTGACACCTATAACCTTAGCGCGGATGATCTGATCATTAGTGGCTTGAAGAATAGCGAAAGTATCGGGCTGGTTGATTTGAGCAGTGCTGGAACGGTGGCGACAGCGGCGGTAAACGGCGGTACGCCTTATGTCGTTGATGTCAGTAACGCGCGTGGGGGCACATTCGACGCCGCGAACTACGATATTACCTATGACGACGGTGCTTTAGCTGTTACGCCGGCATCTTTAACCGTTGCGGGCAAGAGTGGTTTGACCAAGACCTACGGTGATACTTATACCTTTAGCGCGAACGATCTGATCGTTACAGGCTTAAAAAATAGTGAAACGATCGGCACTGCGGATATCAGCAGCGCCGGCGCTGCTGCCACAGCAGCTGTGAATGGTGGTTCAGCATATACTGTCGTGGTAAGTAATGCGGGCGGAGGCTCCTTTAACTCAAGCAATTACAGTATTACGTATGAGAACGGTGCTTTAACGGTCACTCCGGCATCTTTAACGATTGCAGGCAAGAGCGACCTGACCAAGACGTATGGGGATACCTATGCGTTTAGCGCAGGTGATCTGGTGATTACCGGCTTAAAGAATAGTGAAACGATTGGTACCGCCGACATTAGTAGTACAGGGGCGGCTGCCACGGCGGCGGTGAATGGGGGTTCGTCATACGACGTTGCGGTAAGTAACGCGAGCGGTGGCACTTTTGATGTGGCCAACTACGCCATTACCTACGAGGATGGCGCCCTAACCGTGACGCCGGCTGCCTTAACCGTGACGGGCAAAAGTGATCTAACTAAAACTTACGGTGATACCTACACATTCAGTTTTGATGATGTGAATGTAACTGGATTGAAGAACGATGAAAGTATTGGTTTAGCCGATCTTAGTAGCGACGGTGCGGTGGCCACAGCGGCGGTGAATAGCGGTACGCCGTATAGCGTTGATATCAGCAATGCGCGCGGCGGGACTTTCGATGCCGCTAATTACACAATTACGTATAACGACGGGGCATTAACAGTGACTCCTGCCGCCTTAACGGTGGCGGGCAAAAGTGATTTAACGAAAGTTTACGGTGATACGTATACTTTCGGTGCCGACGATTTACTTATCACAGGATTAAAGAACAACGACGGCATTGATTCAGTTGATATCAGTAGCGACGGATCGGTGGCCACGGCGAGTGCATTGGGACGCCCGTACAGCGTTAATGTAAGCAATGCCAGTGGTAGCGCGTTCGATACCGGTAATTACAATATCACCTATCAAGAAGGGGAGTTAACGGTGACCCCTGCCGCGTTGACGGTTGCCGCAAAAAGGGATTTGTCAAAAACCTACGGTGAAACGTATGTATTTGACTCCGGGGATGTAACTATTACCGGGCTAAAAAACAGTGAAACGATTGGCTCAGTTGATATCAGCAGTGCCGGCGCGACGGCCACCGCAGCAGTCAATGGCGGTACACCCTACGCTGTATTGGCAACTAACGCGAGTGGCGGCACTTTCAATGCAGATAACTACACGATTACTTATGAAGATGGAAGCTTGACCATCACACCGAAAACGCTGACCATCTCTGGAACAACAGCCGACAACAAGACTTACGATGGCACAGCAGTGGCGACCATCAATCCGGGTACTTTGTCGGGCTTTGTAGGCAGTGAAACTGTCCAGGTGGCCTCAGCAACGGGTTTGTTCGATAGCAAGAATGTGGGTACAAGAACAGCGACCGCCACGTATACCTTGGCTGATGGCGCGGGTGGCGGACTGGCGTCCAACTATACGTTGGCGCAAACTGCAGGGCATGAGGCGACGATTACTCCCGCTGCATTAACGGTAACTGCCAACGATGCGACGACCACTTTTAGCGGAGCGCCATGGAGTGGTGGTAATGGCGTAACGTATAGTGGTTTTGTTGCCAACGAAAATGCCGCAGTTTTAACAGGTGAGCTTGCTTATGGGGGCAATAGCCAGGGAGCCGTTGATGTCGGTGATTATCTGATTACCCCGTCGGGTCTCGTAGGGCAGAATTATTTTATTTCATTTGTTGACGGTAGTTTGCGAATTAAACCTGCGACGCCGTCCCCAGCGCCTCAAACTGATGCTCCGTCATCCGGTGAATTGGTAACCAATGAACAGCAAATATTGGATCAGCCGGGTACACCACCGACCCTTATTCCGCAGAATGCAAACTCTTCCGAACCGGGAGGGGCGGGTATCCCTTTTCTTAGTATGGCCCCCGGCTTTATTCCAATTGAGTCGGATACAACCAACTCGGCCGGCAACACAGGCAATGAAGACTAG
- a CDS encoding ShlB/FhaC/HecB family hemolysin secretion/activation protein — MPIVWWSLRLALLGYAACAFSIATAQTIPDAGVLQRDSERSLQPPRLSEPVPTKRGDAQPLAETQQGAVTVKQFVIDGANLIPVEELQGVIADSIGKTLTFPELEHVAQRISEHYRKYGWFVRVFLPRQDVTNGIIHIQIIEGYYGGASIQQDGARANGKYVSSVITHRLKEGEPLSAANLERGLLIANDLSGIQATGRLVPGQESGETRLDIHVEDTPFVTGDIGANNFGNKYTGTEQMVGGLALNNLTGRGDQVSLRALVAKDIYSARLQYVLPVGADGWRLITHGSTLGYRLGGRYASLDAKGKAYTAGLTLSYPLIRQSDRNLTIGAGYEYRRYDDDALGAALRRQRVNALSLQFSGDLRDEILGGAINWGAVQLVRGNLNLDRVPADAATDSAGPRTQGDYTKLAFQLNRLQALGAGSGWQVLLGLSGQVADRNLGSSERLSLGGPFGVRAYPINEGMGDEGVIFKFEVQRSLGHGWQAAVFYDLGYIRQHKDIWSGWDGGTNQPNSFHLSGIGAGINWYGTGAASGWVLKASVATPLGSNPVANAQNENNDGSSASSTRFWVNLSKSF; from the coding sequence ATGCCAATCGTATGGTGGTCTCTTCGCCTGGCGCTTTTGGGGTACGCCGCTTGTGCATTTTCCATTGCTACCGCCCAAACTATTCCTGATGCAGGCGTTTTGCAGCGCGATTCTGAGCGCAGCCTCCAGCCGCCCCGCCTTTCAGAGCCCGTGCCGACAAAACGGGGTGATGCCCAGCCCCTCGCAGAAACACAACAAGGCGCTGTGACGGTAAAGCAGTTTGTTATCGATGGCGCCAATTTAATTCCAGTTGAAGAATTGCAAGGTGTTATAGCCGACAGCATAGGTAAGACTCTTACTTTCCCCGAACTGGAACATGTAGCGCAGCGAATTTCGGAACACTACAGAAAATATGGCTGGTTTGTTCGCGTTTTTCTTCCCCGGCAAGACGTTACAAATGGAATCATTCATATTCAGATCATTGAGGGGTATTACGGTGGGGCGTCTATTCAGCAAGACGGCGCCCGCGCGAACGGCAAGTACGTTAGCAGTGTCATTACGCATCGCTTGAAAGAAGGTGAGCCTCTGTCAGCCGCGAATCTGGAGCGCGGGTTGCTTATTGCAAATGACCTTTCTGGTATCCAGGCGACAGGCCGGCTTGTGCCAGGGCAAGAGTCAGGCGAAACGCGTCTGGATATCCACGTTGAAGATACGCCTTTCGTCACGGGCGATATCGGCGCGAATAATTTCGGCAATAAGTATACCGGCACAGAGCAGATGGTCGGAGGTTTGGCTCTGAATAATCTTACCGGTCGCGGAGATCAGGTTTCTTTGCGCGCTTTGGTAGCGAAAGACATTTATTCGGCCCGATTGCAATATGTGTTGCCAGTTGGTGCTGATGGTTGGCGTCTTATCACACACGGCTCTACGTTGGGCTACCGTTTGGGTGGGCGTTATGCATCGCTGGATGCAAAAGGCAAGGCATATACGGCCGGTCTTACTTTATCGTATCCGCTCATCCGTCAAAGCGATCGCAATTTAACTATCGGTGCCGGGTATGAATATCGCCGATACGATGATGATGCCCTTGGCGCCGCGCTGCGTAGGCAACGTGTCAACGCGCTCTCACTCCAGTTTTCGGGAGATCTGCGCGATGAGATATTAGGTGGGGCTATTAACTGGGGCGCTGTGCAGCTTGTGCGGGGCAATCTTAACCTCGACCGTGTCCCGGCCGATGCCGCTACAGATAGTGCCGGCCCCAGAACACAGGGAGACTATACCAAACTGGCTTTTCAGCTTAACCGTTTGCAAGCATTGGGTGCGGGCTCCGGCTGGCAAGTGCTGTTAGGTCTTTCGGGACAAGTGGCAGATCGCAATTTAGGCAGTTCCGAGCGTCTGTCACTCGGCGGTCCGTTCGGCGTCCGAGCCTACCCCATTAACGAGGGCATGGGCGATGAGGGCGTGATTTTCAAGTTTGAAGTGCAACGCAGTCTCGGGCATGGCTGGCAGGCGGCAGTTTTTTATGATCTGGGGTATATCCGCCAGCACAAAGACATATGGTCGGGTTGGGATGGCGGTACGAATCAGCCGAATTCATTTCATTTGTCTGGTATTGGTGCGGGCATTAATTGGTATGGCACCGGCGCAGCTTCGGGTTGGGTTTTAAAGGCAAGCGTCGCAACGCCGTTGGGTAGTAATCCGGTAGCTAATGCACAGAATGAGAACAACGATGGAAGTAGTGCTTCGTCTACTCGTTTCTGGGTCAACCTGAGTAAGAGCTTTTAA
- a CDS encoding F0F1 ATP synthase subunit epsilon, with translation MSTLHVDVVSAEESIFSGEAKFVALPGEAGELGILPGHTPLISRIRPGTVKIVLADGSGETNVFVAGGILEVQPGGVTVLSDTAIRAEDLDEAKALEARKRAEEALRNAKDKEDIAVVEAELAMLAAQHAAAQKLARIRNSRH, from the coding sequence ATGTCCACACTACATGTTGACGTTGTCAGTGCAGAAGAATCGATCTTTTCCGGTGAGGCGAAGTTCGTGGCGCTGCCTGGCGAAGCCGGTGAGCTGGGGATTCTTCCGGGGCACACGCCCCTGATCTCCCGTATTCGTCCGGGTACAGTCAAAATTGTCCTTGCCGATGGCAGCGGCGAAACCAACGTGTTTGTTGCCGGTGGCATTCTTGAAGTTCAGCCGGGTGGCGTAACGGTTCTGTCCGATACGGCTATTCGTGCTGAAGATCTCGACGAAGCGAAAGCATTGGAAGCACGCAAGCGTGCTGAAGAAGCCTTGCGCAATGCCAAAGACAAAGAAGATATTGCAGTGGTTGAGGCTGAATTGGCTATGTTGGCGGCACAACATGCTGCTGCACAAAAGTTGGCTCGCATACGGAATTCGCGCCACTAA